From Streptomyces sp. TLI_105, the proteins below share one genomic window:
- the hflX gene encoding GTPase HflX: protein MTSSSSPSQDEQSFAETSRTESLRADALMEEDVAWSHEIDGERDGDQFDRSERAALRRVAGLSTELEDVTEVEYRQLRLERVVLVGVWTSGTVQDAENSLAELAALAETAGALVLDGVIQRRDKPDPATFIGSGKARELRDIVLETGADTVVCDGELSPGQLIALEDVVKVKVVDRTALILDIFAQHAKSREGKAQVALAQMQYMLPRLRGWGQSLSRQMGGGGGGGMATRGPGETKIETDRRRIREKMAKMRREIAEMKTGRDIKRQERRRNKVPSVAIAGYTNAGKSSLLNRLTGAGVLVENALFATLDPTVRRAETPTGRVYTLADTVGFVRHLPHHLVEAFRSTMEEVGESDLILHVVDGSHPAPEEQLAAVREVFRDVGAVNVPEIVVVNKADAADPLVLQRLLRMEKHSIVVSARSGQGIDELLALIDRELPRPEVELEVLVPYTQGGLVSRVHAEGEVESEEHTPEGTLLKARVHEELAALLAPYVPAAH from the coding sequence ATGACCTCCTCTTCTTCCCCTTCCCAGGACGAGCAGAGCTTCGCGGAGACGAGCCGTACCGAGAGCCTTCGGGCCGATGCCCTGATGGAAGAGGACGTCGCCTGGAGCCACGAGATCGACGGAGAGCGGGACGGCGACCAGTTCGACCGCTCCGAGCGCGCGGCGCTGCGCCGTGTCGCGGGCCTCTCCACCGAGCTCGAGGACGTCACCGAGGTCGAGTACCGCCAGCTGCGCCTCGAGCGCGTCGTGCTGGTCGGTGTCTGGACCTCCGGGACGGTGCAGGACGCGGAGAACTCCCTCGCGGAGCTCGCGGCCCTCGCCGAGACGGCTGGCGCCCTCGTGCTCGACGGCGTGATCCAGCGCCGCGACAAGCCGGACCCGGCCACCTTCATCGGCTCGGGCAAGGCGCGCGAGCTGCGCGACATCGTGCTCGAGACCGGCGCCGACACCGTCGTCTGCGACGGCGAGCTCAGCCCCGGCCAGCTCATCGCCCTCGAAGACGTCGTCAAGGTGAAGGTGGTCGACCGGACCGCCCTCATCCTCGACATCTTCGCCCAGCACGCCAAGTCCCGAGAGGGCAAGGCGCAGGTCGCGCTCGCGCAGATGCAGTACATGCTGCCGCGACTGCGCGGCTGGGGTCAGTCGCTGTCCCGTCAGATGGGTGGCGGCGGCGGTGGCGGCATGGCCACCCGCGGCCCCGGTGAGACCAAGATCGAGACCGACCGGCGCCGCATCCGCGAGAAGATGGCGAAGATGCGCCGGGAGATCGCGGAGATGAAGACCGGCCGCGACATCAAGCGGCAGGAGCGCCGCCGGAACAAGGTGCCGTCGGTCGCCATCGCCGGATACACCAACGCCGGCAAGTCCTCCCTGCTCAACCGCCTCACCGGCGCGGGCGTCCTCGTGGAGAACGCCCTGTTCGCCACCCTCGACCCGACCGTCCGCCGGGCCGAGACGCCCACCGGCCGGGTCTACACCCTGGCCGACACCGTCGGCTTCGTCCGGCACCTGCCGCACCACCTGGTCGAGGCGTTCCGCTCCACCATGGAGGAGGTCGGCGAGTCCGACCTCATCCTGCACGTGGTGGACGGCTCGCACCCCGCCCCGGAGGAGCAGCTGGCCGCCGTGCGCGAGGTCTTCCGCGACGTCGGCGCGGTGAACGTGCCGGAGATCGTCGTCGTCAACAAGGCCGACGCGGCGGACCCGCTGGTCCTCCAGCGCCTGCTGCGGATGGAGAAGCACTCCATCGTGGTCTCGGCCCGTTCGGGCCAGGGCATCGACGAGCTGCTCGCGCTCATCGACCGGGAGCTGCCGCGCCCGGAGGTCGAGCTGGAGGTCCTCGTGCCGTACACCCAGGGCGGGCTCGTCTCGCGGGTGCACGCCGAGGGCGAGGTGGAGTCCGAGGAGCACACCCCGGAGGGCACCCTGCTCAAGGCCCGGGTGCACGAGGAACTGGCGGCGCTGCTCGCGCCGTACGTCCCCGCCGCGCACTGA
- a CDS encoding class III extradiol dioxygenase subunit B-like domain-containing protein, producing the protein MLVAAAVCPSPPLLVPDVATGAAPELDAARAACADAVGLLAAARPDRLYVVGPADEGAHGGYPAGATGSFAGFGVDLSVRLGAEPPRPQGGDSRPLPLSLAVGAWLLARADWADAPVEGLGVAASTAAAVCAGTGRELAASAERVALLVLGDGSACRTVKAPGYLDERAAGFDAEAARALGTADVAALLALDAGLASELKAAGRAPWQVLAGAAEGAGLDGRLLFEDAPYGVGYFVAAWS; encoded by the coding sequence ATGCTTGTCGCCGCAGCCGTCTGTCCCAGCCCCCCACTCCTCGTCCCCGACGTCGCGACCGGTGCCGCCCCGGAGCTGGACGCCGCGCGTGCGGCGTGCGCGGATGCCGTCGGGCTGCTCGCCGCCGCCCGTCCCGACCGGCTGTACGTCGTCGGGCCCGCCGACGAGGGCGCGCACGGCGGCTACCCGGCCGGCGCGACGGGCTCCTTCGCCGGTTTCGGCGTGGACCTCTCCGTGCGGCTCGGCGCGGAGCCGCCCCGCCCCCAGGGCGGCGACAGCCGCCCCCTGCCCCTCTCCCTCGCCGTCGGCGCCTGGCTCCTGGCCCGCGCCGACTGGGCCGACGCGCCGGTCGAGGGCCTGGGCGTGGCCGCCTCGACGGCGGCGGCCGTCTGCGCCGGGACCGGCCGGGAGCTCGCCGCCTCCGCCGAGCGCGTCGCCCTCCTCGTACTGGGCGACGGCAGTGCCTGCCGGACGGTGAAGGCCCCCGGTTACCTGGACGAGCGGGCCGCCGGTTTCGACGCGGAGGCGGCCCGGGCGTTGGGGACGGCCGACGTGGCGGCGCTGCTCGCGCTGGACGCCGGGCTCGCGTCCGAGCTGAAGGCGGCCGGCCGCGCCCCCTGGCAGGTGCTGGCGGGCGCCGCGGAGGGTGCCGGGCTCGACGGCCGGCTGCTCTTCGAGGACGCCCCGTACGGCGTGGGGTACTTCGTCGCGGCCTGGTCCTGA
- the miaA gene encoding tRNA (adenosine(37)-N6)-dimethylallyltransferase MiaA, whose amino-acid sequence MRSAAPAPRVIAVVGPTAAGKSDLGVFLAQQLGGEVVNADSMQLYRGMDIGTAKLTPEERGGIPHHLLDIWDVTEAASVAEYQRLARAEIDRLLADGRTPVLVGGSGLYVRGAVDALEFPGTDPAVRARLEAELEERGSGALHVRLAAADPEAARAILPSNGRRIVRALEVIEITGKPFTANLPGPDSVYDTVQIGVDVARPELDERIATRVDRMWEAGLVAEVRALEARGLREGRTAARALGYQQVLAALAGECTEDEARAETVRATKRFARRQDSWFRRDPRVHWLSGAADHRGELPREALSLVERAVTA is encoded by the coding sequence GTGAGAAGCGCAGCTCCCGCCCCGCGGGTCATCGCCGTCGTCGGCCCCACAGCGGCCGGAAAGTCCGATCTGGGTGTATTCCTGGCCCAGCAGCTCGGCGGCGAGGTCGTCAACGCCGACTCCATGCAGCTCTACCGGGGGATGGACATCGGCACCGCCAAGCTGACGCCGGAGGAGCGCGGCGGCATCCCGCACCACCTCCTCGACATCTGGGACGTGACCGAGGCCGCCAGCGTCGCCGAGTACCAGCGCCTCGCCCGCGCCGAGATCGACCGGCTGCTCGCCGACGGCCGCACCCCGGTCCTCGTCGGCGGTTCCGGACTGTACGTACGGGGGGCCGTCGACGCCCTCGAGTTCCCCGGCACCGACCCCGCCGTCCGGGCCCGCCTGGAGGCCGAGCTCGAGGAGCGCGGCTCCGGCGCCCTGCACGTCCGGCTCGCCGCGGCGGACCCCGAGGCGGCCCGCGCGATCCTGCCCAGCAACGGACGCCGCATCGTCCGGGCCCTGGAGGTGATCGAGATCACCGGCAAGCCCTTCACCGCCAACCTGCCGGGCCCCGACTCCGTCTACGACACCGTCCAGATCGGCGTCGACGTGGCCCGACCCGAGCTCGACGAGCGGATCGCCACGCGCGTGGACCGCATGTGGGAGGCCGGTCTCGTCGCCGAGGTGCGCGCCCTGGAGGCGCGGGGACTGCGCGAGGGACGCACGGCGGCCCGCGCCCTGGGCTACCAGCAGGTCCTCGCGGCGCTCGCGGGGGAGTGCACCGAGGACGAGGCGCGCGCGGAGACCGTGCGGGCCACGAAGCGCTTCGCGCGCCGCCAGGACTCGTGGTTCCGCCGAGACCCGCGGGTGCACTGGCTCAGCGGAGCCGCCGATCACCGCGGGGAACTCCCGCGGGAGGCGCTCTCGTTGGTCGAACGAGCGGTTACAGCCTGA
- the miaB gene encoding tRNA (N6-isopentenyl adenosine(37)-C2)-methylthiotransferase MiaB, giving the protein MTSSSDRSPAVDVPAPKTYEIRTYGCQMNVHDSERLSGLLEEAGYVRAPKGADGDADVVVFNTCAVRENADNKLYGNLGRLAPMKTARPGMQIAVGGCLAQKDRDTIVKKAPWVDVVFGTHNIGKLPVLLERARVQEEAQIEIAESLEAFPSTLPTRRESAYAAWVSISVGCNNTCTFCIVPALRGKEEDRRPGDILAEIEALVAEGVSEITLLGQNVNAYGSDLGDREAFSKLLRACGQIEGLERVRFTSPHPRDFTDDVIAAMAETPNVMPQLHMPLQSGSDTILKAMRRSYRQERFLGILEKVRAAIPHAAISTDIIVGFPGETEEDFEQTMHTVREARFANAFTFQYSKRPGTPAATMEGQIPKEVVQARYERLVALQEEISWEENKKQVGRTLEVMVAEGEGRKDGETHRLSGRAPDNRLVHFTKPDEEVRPGDVVTVEITYAAPHHLLAEGPVAAVRRTRAGDAWEKRTAAAAVKPAGVLLGLPTIGAPAPLPTPTAPACGNH; this is encoded by the coding sequence ATGACCAGCAGCAGCGACCGGAGCCCGGCAGTGGACGTTCCAGCACCCAAGACCTACGAGATCCGCACCTACGGGTGCCAGATGAACGTCCACGACTCCGAGCGGCTCTCCGGTCTGCTGGAAGAGGCGGGTTACGTCCGGGCCCCCAAGGGCGCGGACGGCGACGCCGACGTCGTCGTCTTCAACACCTGCGCGGTCCGCGAGAACGCCGACAACAAGCTGTACGGCAACCTCGGCCGGCTCGCCCCCATGAAGACCGCGCGCCCCGGCATGCAGATCGCCGTCGGCGGCTGTCTCGCCCAGAAGGACCGCGACACCATCGTCAAGAAGGCCCCCTGGGTCGACGTGGTCTTCGGCACGCACAACATCGGCAAGCTGCCGGTCCTGCTGGAGCGCGCCCGCGTCCAGGAGGAGGCGCAGATCGAGATCGCCGAGTCGCTGGAGGCCTTCCCCTCCACGCTGCCGACCCGCCGCGAGTCCGCGTACGCCGCCTGGGTCTCGATCTCCGTCGGCTGCAACAACACCTGCACCTTCTGCATCGTCCCCGCCCTGCGCGGCAAGGAGGAGGACCGCCGACCCGGCGACATCCTCGCCGAGATCGAGGCGCTGGTCGCCGAGGGCGTCTCCGAGATCACCCTGCTCGGCCAGAACGTCAACGCGTACGGCTCCGACCTGGGCGACCGCGAGGCCTTCAGCAAGCTGCTGCGCGCCTGCGGGCAGATCGAGGGCCTGGAGCGGGTCCGCTTCACCTCCCCCCACCCCCGCGACTTCACGGACGACGTCATCGCGGCCATGGCCGAGACGCCGAACGTCATGCCGCAGCTGCACATGCCGCTCCAGTCCGGCTCGGACACGATCCTGAAGGCGATGCGCCGCTCGTACCGGCAGGAGCGTTTCCTCGGCATCCTCGAGAAGGTCCGTGCGGCCATTCCGCACGCGGCGATCTCCACCGACATCATCGTGGGCTTCCCCGGCGAGACCGAGGAGGACTTCGAGCAGACGATGCACACCGTCCGCGAGGCCCGCTTCGCGAACGCCTTCACCTTCCAGTACTCCAAGCGCCCCGGCACCCCCGCGGCCACCATGGAGGGCCAGATCCCGAAGGAGGTCGTGCAGGCGCGCTACGAGCGCCTCGTCGCCCTCCAGGAGGAGATCTCCTGGGAGGAGAACAAGAAGCAGGTCGGCCGCACCCTCGAGGTCATGGTCGCGGAGGGCGAGGGCCGCAAGGACGGCGAGACCCACCGCCTCTCCGGCCGCGCCCCCGACAACCGGCTCGTCCACTTCACGAAGCCGGACGAGGAGGTCCGCCCGGGTGACGTGGTGACCGTCGAGATCACCTACGCGGCCCCCCACCACCTGCTCGCCGAGGGCCCCGTGGCCGCCGTCCGCCGCACCCGCGCGGGCGACGCCTGGGAGAAGCGCACGGCGGCCGCGGCGGTGAAGCCGGCGGGCGTCCTCCTCGGCCTCCCGACGATCGGCGCCCCGGCCCCCCTCCCGACCCCGACGGCCCCGGCCTGCGGCAACCACTGA
- the dapF gene encoding diaminopimelate epimerase, with the protein MTSTQTSPIPFLKGHGTENDFVIVPDAENAVDLPPAVVARLCDRRAGIGGDGLLHVVRSAAHPDARHLADEAEWFMDYRNADGSVAEMCGNGVRVFARYLEHAGHVTAGEVAVATRGGVKYVHLDKDGSVTVAMGRAVLPEAGVTVTVDGRSWPARNVNMGNPHAVAFVEDLAHAGNLYDEPPYEPAAVYPDGVNIEFVADRGPRHVAMRVHERGASETRSCGTGACAVAVATARRDGVDPAESGTPVTYTVDVLGGTLVITEHPDGRIDMTGPAVIVAEGTVDPTWLSSAT; encoded by the coding sequence GTGACCAGCACGCAGACCTCGCCGATCCCCTTCCTCAAGGGCCACGGCACCGAGAACGACTTCGTGATCGTCCCCGACGCGGAGAACGCCGTCGACCTGCCCCCCGCCGTCGTGGCGCGCCTCTGCGACCGGCGGGCCGGCATCGGGGGCGACGGGCTGCTGCACGTCGTGCGCAGCGCCGCCCACCCCGACGCCCGCCACCTGGCCGACGAGGCCGAGTGGTTCATGGACTACCGCAACGCCGACGGCTCCGTGGCCGAGATGTGCGGGAACGGCGTCCGGGTCTTCGCCCGCTACCTGGAGCACGCGGGGCACGTCACCGCGGGCGAGGTCGCGGTCGCCACCCGGGGCGGCGTCAAGTACGTCCACCTGGACAAGGACGGCTCCGTCACCGTCGCCATGGGCCGCGCGGTGCTCCCCGAGGCCGGGGTCACCGTCACCGTCGACGGCCGCAGCTGGCCCGCGCGCAACGTGAACATGGGCAATCCGCACGCGGTCGCCTTCGTCGAGGACCTCGCCCACGCGGGGAACCTGTACGACGAGCCGCCGTACGAGCCCGCCGCGGTCTACCCGGACGGGGTGAACATCGAGTTCGTCGCCGACCGCGGCCCCCGCCACGTCGCCATGCGGGTCCACGAGCGCGGCGCGTCCGAGACCCGCTCCTGCGGCACCGGCGCCTGCGCCGTCGCCGTCGCCACCGCCCGCCGGGACGGCGTCGACCCCGCCGAGAGCGGCACCCCCGTCACGTACACCGTCGACGTGCTCGGCGGGACCCTCGTCATCACCGAGCACCCCGACGGCCGGATCGACATGACGGGACCCGCGGTCATTGTCGCCGAAGGCACCGTCGATCCGACGTGGCTGAGCTCGGCGACGTGA
- a CDS encoding bifunctional (p)ppGpp synthetase/guanosine-3',5'-bis(diphosphate) 3'-pyrophosphohydrolase produces the protein MSAEATNPEAAPTDVTVRRRGRARIDLRRLGRAALLNATAGPAPRDRLPDAISHVAEAHRAHHPEADLTVLGRAYVLAESSHRGQFRKSGEPYITHPLAVTLILAELGAETTTLTASLLHDTVEDTEVTLDQVRREFGDEVAYLVDGVTKVEKIDYGAAAEPETFRKMLVATGSDVRVMSIKLADRLHNMRTLGVMRPEKQARIAKVTRDVLIPLAERLGVQALKTELEDLVFAILHPEEYETTRALVADNPGAADELGAVAEQVTAVLREADIDAEVLVRPRHFVSVHRVRLKRGELRGCDFGRLLVLVAEDADCYGVLGELHTCFTPVISEFKDFIAAPKFNLYQSLHTAIAAPDGAVAEVLIRTHRMHKVAEAGVVALGNPHVGQEPDGTAPAAGLPQPDDGERVDPTRPGWLSRLLDWQQSAPDPDTFWTSLRADLAEDDEITVFRADGSAPGTISLPAGASCVDAAYAQHGEAAHACLGARVNGRLAPLSTVLGDGDTVQLLLAQDTVSGPSPEWLDHARTPAARIAITGWLRAHPESAAPPALTDPRPQVNVPADRRSGAELHADLDGEPPAAVRPAGCCTPVPPDEITGFRVRGGSVTVHRARCSAADAMRGLGREPVTVRWGDTAQGRVTLVAESFGRPGLLADLTEAIAAFGAAVVSANVEPPTEQRVRHTYTLQLPDAAGLAALMKAMRDVPGVYDVSRARHARGLG, from the coding sequence ATGAGCGCAGAGGCCACCAACCCCGAGGCCGCCCCCACCGACGTGACCGTCCGCAGACGCGGACGGGCCAGGATCGACCTGCGCCGCCTCGGCCGCGCCGCCCTGCTGAACGCCACCGCGGGACCGGCGCCCCGCGACCGGCTGCCCGACGCCATCAGCCACGTGGCGGAGGCGCACCGGGCCCACCATCCCGAGGCCGACCTGACGGTGCTCGGCCGGGCGTACGTCCTCGCCGAGTCCTCGCACCGCGGCCAGTTCCGCAAGAGCGGCGAGCCGTACATCACCCACCCGCTCGCGGTCACCCTCATCCTCGCCGAACTCGGCGCGGAGACCACCACCCTGACCGCCTCCCTCCTCCACGACACCGTCGAGGACACCGAGGTGACGCTCGATCAGGTGCGCCGCGAGTTCGGCGACGAGGTCGCCTACCTCGTCGACGGCGTCACCAAGGTCGAGAAGATCGACTACGGCGCCGCCGCCGAGCCCGAGACCTTCCGCAAGATGCTCGTCGCCACCGGCAGCGACGTCCGGGTCATGTCGATCAAGCTCGCCGACCGCCTCCACAACATGCGCACCCTCGGCGTGATGCGCCCCGAGAAACAGGCCAGGATCGCCAAGGTCACCCGGGACGTCCTCATCCCGCTCGCCGAGCGGCTCGGCGTCCAGGCCCTCAAGACCGAGCTGGAGGACCTGGTCTTCGCGATCCTCCACCCCGAGGAGTACGAGACCACCCGCGCGCTCGTCGCGGACAACCCCGGCGCCGCCGACGAGCTCGGCGCCGTCGCCGAGCAGGTCACCGCCGTCCTGCGCGAGGCCGACATCGACGCCGAGGTCCTCGTCCGCCCCCGGCACTTCGTCTCCGTCCACCGCGTCCGCCTCAAGCGCGGCGAACTGCGCGGCTGCGACTTCGGGCGGCTCCTCGTCCTCGTCGCCGAGGACGCCGACTGCTACGGGGTCCTCGGCGAGCTCCACACCTGTTTCACCCCGGTGATCTCCGAGTTCAAGGACTTCATCGCCGCCCCCAAGTTCAACCTGTACCAGTCGCTGCACACCGCGATCGCGGCCCCCGACGGCGCCGTCGCCGAGGTCCTCATCCGGACTCACCGCATGCACAAGGTCGCCGAGGCCGGAGTCGTCGCCCTCGGCAACCCCCACGTGGGCCAGGAACCGGACGGCACCGCCCCGGCCGCCGGCCTCCCGCAGCCGGACGACGGCGAGCGCGTCGACCCCACCCGCCCCGGCTGGCTCTCCCGCCTCCTCGACTGGCAGCAGTCCGCCCCCGACCCCGACACCTTCTGGACCTCGCTCCGCGCCGACCTCGCCGAGGACGACGAGATCACCGTCTTCCGCGCCGACGGCAGCGCCCCCGGCACGATCAGCCTGCCCGCCGGCGCCAGCTGCGTCGACGCCGCGTACGCGCAGCACGGCGAGGCCGCCCACGCCTGCCTCGGCGCCCGCGTCAACGGCCGCCTCGCACCGCTGAGCACCGTCCTCGGCGACGGCGACACCGTCCAGCTGCTGCTCGCCCAGGACACCGTCTCCGGGCCGTCCCCCGAGTGGCTGGACCACGCCCGCACCCCCGCCGCCCGGATCGCGATCACCGGCTGGCTCCGGGCCCACCCCGAGAGCGCCGCGCCCCCCGCCCTCACCGACCCCCGCCCGCAGGTCAACGTCCCCGCCGACCGCCGCTCCGGCGCCGAACTCCACGCCGACCTCGACGGCGAGCCGCCCGCGGCCGTCCGTCCGGCGGGCTGCTGCACCCCCGTACCGCCCGACGAGATCACCGGCTTCCGGGTACGCGGCGGATCGGTCACCGTGCACCGCGCCCGCTGCTCGGCCGCCGACGCCATGCGCGGTCTCGGCCGCGAGCCCGTCACCGTCCGCTGGGGCGACACCGCCCAGGGCAGGGTCACCCTCGTCGCCGAGTCCTTCGGGCGGCCCGGGCTGCTCGCCGACCTCACCGAGGCCATCGCCGCCTTCGGCGCCGCCGTCGTCTCGGCGAACGTCGAGCCGCCCACCGAGCAGCGGGTCCGCCACACGTACACCCTCCAGCTCCCCGACGCGGCCGGCCTCGCCGCCCTCATGAAGGCCATGCGGGACGTCCCCGGGGTGTACGACGTCAGCCGCGCCCGGCATGCGCGGGGCTTGGGCTGA
- a CDS encoding antitoxin, with product MGLMDSLKAKLAPAKDKVADLAQQHGEKIDHGLDKAAKLVDEKTKGKYSDKIHTGTDKAKGAIDRIGHKDDGTPGSGGTTPPPAA from the coding sequence ATGGGTCTCATGGATTCGCTGAAGGCCAAGCTCGCCCCGGCCAAGGACAAGGTCGCCGACCTCGCGCAGCAGCACGGCGAGAAGATCGACCACGGTCTGGACAAGGCCGCGAAGCTGGTCGACGAGAAGACCAAGGGCAAGTACAGCGACAAGATCCACACCGGTACGGACAAGGCGAAGGGCGCCATCGACCGGATCGGTCACAAGGACGACGGCACGCCCGGGAGCGGTGGCACGACGCCGCCGCCGGCCGCCTGA
- a CDS encoding serine protease: MRSVRLLPAALGLVAALTLTATACGPTETPADGKPTAGASSSTPAADGGDAGADLTKDLADKLKKHGVDLDKWKQGEWKNWDKDTWLREAEDFVNPVIEGLWDPPRMQSAKSPDQTITAQAGAGGTDPTPRPVKAQREKTPYHNYAAPVGKIFFDAPEGHMVCSGTIVKDPRRPGKSNLVWTAGHCVHAGKKGGWYRNIAFVPAFNDLGKSPAALQNAQPHEVYPYGQFWADWAVTSGEWINAGGTNQAWPYDYAVLHVQPELGSKSLEETVGAALPVDFSAPTAAQSGTMGAWGYPGAPPYNGMIMHKCLDRPTRLTTAPATPTMYRIGCTMTAGSSGGGWFRVLPNGKTALVSNTSIGPAGSNGWLAGPQLGRGAKAAHEMVSKKFAR; the protein is encoded by the coding sequence GCCGCCCTCGGCCTGGTCGCCGCGCTCACGCTGACCGCCACGGCCTGCGGACCCACCGAGACCCCGGCCGACGGCAAGCCGACCGCCGGGGCGAGCAGCTCCACACCCGCCGCCGACGGGGGCGACGCCGGCGCCGACCTCACCAAGGACCTCGCCGACAAGCTCAAGAAGCACGGCGTCGACCTGGACAAGTGGAAGCAGGGCGAGTGGAAGAACTGGGACAAGGACACCTGGCTCCGTGAGGCCGAGGACTTCGTCAACCCGGTGATCGAGGGGCTCTGGGACCCGCCGCGCATGCAGTCGGCGAAGAGCCCGGACCAGACGATCACCGCGCAGGCCGGTGCCGGTGGCACCGACCCGACGCCCCGCCCGGTCAAGGCGCAGCGCGAGAAGACGCCGTACCACAACTACGCGGCCCCGGTCGGCAAGATCTTCTTCGACGCGCCCGAGGGCCACATGGTCTGCTCCGGCACCATCGTGAAGGACCCGCGCCGCCCCGGGAAGTCCAACCTGGTCTGGACGGCCGGCCACTGCGTCCACGCGGGCAAGAAGGGTGGCTGGTACCGCAACATCGCCTTCGTCCCGGCCTTCAACGACCTGGGCAAGTCCCCCGCCGCACTGCAGAACGCGCAGCCGCACGAGGTGTACCCGTACGGCCAGTTCTGGGCCGACTGGGCCGTGACCTCGGGCGAGTGGATCAACGCGGGCGGCACCAACCAGGCCTGGCCGTACGACTACGCCGTGCTGCACGTGCAGCCCGAGCTCGGCTCGAAGTCCCTGGAGGAGACCGTCGGCGCCGCCCTGCCGGTCGACTTCTCCGCGCCGACGGCCGCGCAGTCCGGCACGATGGGCGCCTGGGGCTACCCGGGGGCGCCGCCGTACAACGGCATGATCATGCACAAGTGCCTCGACCGGCCGACGCGTCTCACCACGGCCCCGGCCACGCCGACCATGTACCGGATCGGCTGCACGATGACCGCTGGTTCCTCGGGCGGCGGCTGGTTCCGCGTGCTGCCGAACGGCAAGACGGCGCTCGTGTCGAACACCTCGATCGGCCCGGCCGGCAGCAACGGCTGGCTCGCCGGACCGCAGCTGGGTCGCGGCGCCAAGGCCGCCCACGAGATGGTCAGCAAGAAGTTCGCCCGCTGA
- a CDS encoding M1 family metallopeptidase, with protein sequence MPLVRTSLPRARWLRSAVLVAASAGLVAAALPAPAPLGIGDPLFPQLGNPGYDVLAYTLDVTYPGVNTKPLAAVTRIDARATEDLERLNLDFTHGTVSAVTVDGLPAEYTTSGEDLVVTPVVPIDAGEDVEITVTHTSDPTGPAATGGWVRTSDGLAMANQADAAHRVFPSNDHPSDKARFTFRITAPSELTVVANGLPAGRVDHGATTTWTYRTRHPMATELAQISIGRSTVVHREGPHGLPVRDVVATADRQLMEPWLRRTPGHLEWMERQVGPYPFETYGVLIADADTGFELETQTLSLFERGIFTEPAYPEWYVDAVMVHELAHQWFGDSVSPRTWSDLWLNEGHASWYEALYAEETAGKSLEQRMKGAYAASDGWRAAGGPPAAPEPPTPGHKISLFRPVVYDGSALVLYALRQTIGTEAFRTLERRWVAEHRDGTATTADFIALAGEVAGRDLTAFFHGWLYEAKTPAMPGHPDWRSRPAEAAGTAPKPG encoded by the coding sequence ATGCCGCTCGTCCGAACGTCCCTGCCCCGCGCGCGGTGGCTCCGCTCCGCCGTCCTGGTCGCCGCCTCGGCCGGACTCGTCGCCGCCGCGCTGCCCGCCCCCGCGCCGCTCGGCATCGGGGACCCGCTCTTCCCACAGCTCGGCAACCCCGGCTACGACGTCCTCGCCTACACCCTCGACGTCACCTATCCGGGGGTGAACACGAAGCCCCTCGCCGCCGTCACCCGGATCGACGCCCGCGCCACCGAGGACCTGGAGCGGCTCAACCTCGACTTCACCCACGGCACGGTCTCCGCCGTCACCGTCGACGGCCTGCCCGCCGAGTACACCACCAGCGGCGAGGACCTGGTCGTCACCCCCGTCGTCCCGATCGACGCGGGCGAGGACGTCGAGATCACCGTCACCCACACCAGCGACCCCACGGGCCCCGCCGCCACCGGCGGCTGGGTCCGCACCAGCGACGGCCTCGCCATGGCCAACCAGGCCGACGCCGCCCACCGGGTCTTCCCCTCCAACGACCATCCCTCGGACAAGGCCCGGTTCACCTTCCGGATCACCGCCCCCAGCGAGCTCACCGTCGTCGCCAACGGACTCCCCGCGGGCCGCGTCGACCACGGCGCCACCACCACCTGGACGTACCGCACCCGGCACCCCATGGCCACGGAGCTCGCCCAGATCTCCATCGGCCGCTCCACCGTCGTCCACCGCGAGGGCCCCCACGGGCTGCCCGTACGGGACGTGGTGGCCACCGCCGACCGGCAGCTCATGGAGCCCTGGCTGCGCCGCACCCCCGGCCACCTGGAGTGGATGGAGCGGCAGGTCGGCCCGTACCCCTTCGAGACGTACGGCGTGCTCATCGCCGACGCGGACACCGGCTTCGAGCTGGAGACCCAGACCCTCTCGCTCTTCGAGCGCGGGATCTTCACCGAGCCCGCCTACCCCGAGTGGTACGTCGACGCCGTCATGGTCCACGAGCTGGCCCACCAGTGGTTCGGCGACAGCGTCTCGCCCCGCACCTGGTCCGACCTGTGGCTCAACGAGGGACACGCCAGCTGGTACGAGGCGCTGTACGCCGAGGAGACCGCCGGCAAGTCCCTGGAGCAGCGCATGAAGGGCGCCTACGCCGCCTCCGACGGCTGGCGCGCCGCCGGCGGCCCGCCGGCCGCCCCGGAGCCCCCCACGCCCGGCCACAAGATCAGCCTCTTCAGGCCCGTCGTCTACGACGGCAGCGCCCTCGTCCTCTACGCACTCCGCCAGACGATCGGCACCGAGGCCTTCCGGACCCTGGAGCGCCGCTGGGTCGCCGAGCACCGGGACGGTACAGCCACCACCGCCGACTTCATCGCGCTGGCCGGCGAGGTCGCGGGCCGGGACCTCACCGCCTTCTTCCACGGCTGGCTGTACGAGGCGAAGACCCCGGCGATGCCCGGGCACCCGGACTGGCGCAGTCGTCCCGCCGAGGCTGCGGGGACCGCGCCGAAACCCGGGTGA